The Pyxidicoccus trucidator genomic interval GCTGCCTCGCCATTCGAGACAGGTATTGGGCGATGGCTCGCGAGGGCGCGGGCTGGAAGGCCAACGTGCAGACGCGGAAGCACCAGGTCATCGACCCGCCGGAGGCGCTGGTCGGGTACACGCAGCGGGCCCTGGAGCACCTGGGCGCGGACATCGTCGCGCTCGACTTCCTGGAGACCCAGGAGGGGGAGTTCGTGCTGCTCGAGTGCAACGACACGCCGGGCCTGTCCGGCTTCCCGGAGGTGCTCCGCGAAGAACTGGCGGAATGTCTCCGGGAGCGGATGCGCCGGTGAGCCGGGGGGCGGCTATGCGGCGAGGAAGCCGCCGTCGACGGAGAGAGGCGTGCCGGTAACGTAGCTGGCGCCGTCGGAGCACAGCCAGAGGGCCGCGCTGGCGATTTCCTCTTCCGTGGCCATCCGCCCCATCGGGTGCTCGGCGACGAGTCCCTGGACGAGCTCCGGGGCGAAGGTCTCCGCCTGGCGCATGCCGGCAGTCCGGGTGACACCGGCGCAGAGCGCGTTCACCCGGATGCCGCGAGTCGCATACTCGAGCGCCACCGAGCGCGTCAGGCCCACCACGGCGTGCTTCGAGGCGACATAGGCGTGGTGCGCGGCCCTGCCAGCCAGGCCGTAGATGGAGCTGAGGTTGACGATGGCGCCGCCTCCGGACTGGAGCATCGCGGGGATTTCGTGGCGCATGGCGAGCCAGACGCCCCGGGCGTTGATGGCCATGACGCTGTCCCAGACGTCCTGATTCGTGTTCTCCAGCGAGGCCATGTCGCCGCCGCTCCCGGCGCTGTTGACGGCGAAGTCCAGCCGGCCGAAGTCCTTCAGGGTGCCTTCCACGGCACGTGCCACGGAGGCGTCGTCGCGCACGTCGGAGGGAAAGAAGCGGACCCGGGCGCCCTCGGCTTCCAGGGCCGCGCGGGCTTCACGCCCGGCGTCTTCGCCACGCGCGGCGAGGACCACGCTGGCGCCCGCCCGGGCGAAGGCTCGCGCCGTGGCGAG includes:
- a CDS encoding SDR family NAD(P)-dependent oxidoreductase, which produces MTRYDFTGRVALITGGTSGIGLATARAFARAGASVVLAARGEDAGREARAALEAEGARVRFFPSDVRDDASVARAVEGTLKDFGRLDFAVNSAGSGGDMASLENTNQDVWDSVMAINARGVWLAMRHEIPAMLQSGGGAIVNLSSIYGLAGRAAHHAYVASKHAVVGLTRSVALEYATRGIRVNALCAGVTRTAGMRQAETFAPELVQGLVAEHPMGRMATEEEIASAALWLCSDGASYVTGTPLSVDGGFLAA